TGTCAATCTTCACCTGCGCTGCAACTCCTGACGCAACAGGAAGATATAACCTACCCCCACAATGCCGGCAAAGGTAAACCACTGCAACGCATAGCTCAAGTGCGGCCCTTCGTCGAGGCGGTACGGATCGGGCGGACGGGGCAACGCACTGCTCCCATCGGGCAATTGCTCGATGAAGAGCGGTAAGAGCGGCGCACCGACCTGCTGCTGGATTGCCGGTACATCCACCCGTAACCAGGCATTGATGCGCGTTTCACCCGGTAACGGTAGATCGCGCCCGGCCAACGGACTATCAGGCCGTACCTGCGGTGCCCGCGCAATGCCTTCAATGGTCACCGGACGAGTAACAGCGTAGGCAGTAGCCGCACCCTGGGCCGAGGGAATCCACCCCCGATCCACCAGCACGGCTTGATCACTACCGGCAATCTGCAACGGGGTCAGCAAATGCACACCATCAACGCCGCTATCGGAACGGCGTCCACGCAGCACAACGCTCTCTTCATTACGGAACGTGCCACTCACCACCACCCGCCGCCCGATAACTGTGGCAGGATCAGTTGCAGGTGTCAGCGGAATCGCCGGTTGGGAAAGTGCAGCAAGCCGGGCAGCATTCGCTGCGCGCCGCTGCGCCAGTCGATCAAGCTGCCAGAAACCAAGCGTTATCAGGGTGACAAAAATGATCAGCGCGAACAGATGCTTGGCGATCCACCAGCCGCGCAAAAGACGATGAACGCGAGGAGAGGTTGTTGATGTCATCATGTGAGTACTCAAACGTCGTGCGTGTATACTTCGTCTGAGTGAGCAAGACTTCCTCTCTCATGATGCATCCATGCAGATGAAGGTAACATCTTGCCCACTTTCATAAGGAATGATACCACGTTCAGATGGTGTGCCGTCTACCAGCTCCGCTGCATAGTGCCCACAGATCGATCCCTCCCCCTCATGCGGTACAATATCTTCGATAGTCGCTACTGACTATCAGGACAGCGAAAAAACACAAGGAGGAAGAGTCGCATGGCACGCAAGCCTAGTCGGCTCGAATTTGCCGTAATCGGTCTTGGTCGCTTTGGGCGCAGTGTAGCGCTGAATTTAATCGAACGAGGCCACA
This genomic window from Chloroflexus aurantiacus J-10-fl contains:
- a CDS encoding SURF1 family protein, with the translated sequence MMTSTTSPRVHRLLRGWWIAKHLFALIIFVTLITLGFWQLDRLAQRRAANAARLAALSQPAIPLTPATDPATVIGRRVVVSGTFRNEESVVLRGRRSDSGVDGVHLLTPLQIAGSDQAVLVDRGWIPSAQGAATAYAVTRPVTIEGIARAPQVRPDSPLAGRDLPLPGETRINAWLRVDVPAIQQQVGAPLLPLFIEQLPDGSSALPRPPDPYRLDEGPHLSYALQWFTFAGIVGVGYIFLLRQELQRR